The proteins below come from a single Notamacropus eugenii isolate mMacEug1 chromosome 7, mMacEug1.pri_v2, whole genome shotgun sequence genomic window:
- the OIP5 gene encoding protein Mis18-beta: MRTSRRKRGPGAGAKAEEEEEEEEEAPAVPRRSGRKAASKPLVQLFQELEAQAAPDSLRPEEPSAGEDVSSVSMEWDTQAAKRSCRLGPHGLRGDEAAPGPSALPEPEEAGPSDNFVVFHCLDCFSVLGDSVHLCGEETRLLGSLIFSRITHNVVLDKSLLVGIEGALLGSTYNPLFCSSCGLSVGFRLYSTDATLSDLKGLFCLFKNSVVCYFLKTKSMVNASETEFPIKDLNAQISKLKEKILMMDSNLTTIIEDLKRVIHGPLDVELD, encoded by the exons ATGAGGACTTCGCGTCGGAAGCGCGGTCCGGGCGCCGGCGCCaaggcggaggaggaggaggaagaagaggaggaggcgCCGGCGGTTCCGCGGAGGTCGGGCCGGAAGGCCGCCTCGAAGCCGCTcgttcagctgttccaggagctGGAGGCGCAGGCCGCCCCGGACAGCCTGCGGCCCGAGGAGCCGTCGGCCGGCGAGGACGTCTCCTCCGTCTCCATGGAGTGGGACACGCAGGCGGCGAAGCGGTCCTGCCGGCTGGGACCCCACGGGCTGCGCGGAGACGAGGCGGCGCCGGGGCCCTCGGCCCTGCCCGAGCCCGAGGAGGCGGGGCCTTCGGACAACTTCGTGGTGTTCCACTGCCTGGACTGCTTCTCCGTGCTCGGGGACTCGGTGCATCTGTGCGGGGAGGAGACGCGCCTGCTGGGCAGTCTGATCTTCAGCC GAATCACACACAATGTCGTTTTGGATAAGTCCTTACTGGTTGGCATTGAAGGTGCTCTCCTGGGCAG CACCTACAACCCTTTATTCTGCAGTTCCTGTGGGCTTTCTGTAGGCTTCAGACTTTACTCTACAGACGCAACCCTTTCTGACTTAAAGGGTCTCTTCTGCCTCTTTAAGAATAGCGTTGTGTG ctactttttaaaaacaaaatctatgGTAAAtgcatcagagacagaatttccTATTAAGGATCTAAATGCTCAAATTTCAAAG CTGAAAGAGAAGATTCTGATGATGGACTCTAACTTAACAACAATAATTGAGGATCTCAAGAGGGTTATCCATGGACCACTGGATGTAGAGCTAGATTAA